The Candida orthopsilosis Co 90-125, chromosome 7 draft sequence genome has a window encoding:
- a CDS encoding Lys142 transcription factor (transcription factor with zinc cluster DNA-binding motif), with protein MPPRRFKRDYSRGGCRECKRRKIKCNEAKPDCSECTRLGKECSYPAFGEKVIRGSKKVIDVKKDSLPVQEPQKKKTIRTVQMYMGPDQPKKKMKWDKTSSTSLDKNISVNDHIVEEVQNNNLPQSNSHEVIESLSYQESSKVIPDLQEFVSPSTLLSNDVYNNDDLNLLAADLNNIVNDIMFSSNIVQPIDYQLDFFNPVIETASHLEDIPKSIPYDYIKLKTDDERRYMTQFYEDFASQILPFGADDKESWMLYRNPFRDVIMKYAARETFLLAAILSQGARLASELQDDEKSRQRDMENCGNYLSTCLKLLGPALTRNQEKQVKDDLTSNIESILLTVLLLASSNASNEKQSWRPHLKGAKDIIIKATSSKIRSSPTLIVCKMWFADFEILAGVSSELGGTLRTREEMDVVLNFDDPYEQSVLREFSLIQDSGFCIVMGYHIDCLEFFKEISDFLRLKRINPDESPDPLECAKLIGGFHRQHKIKFAHTEATPNGQHADGPLCDTVHKADGKLEMISWSDLSQQAYSLAGLITVFTKMLGIPVDSPHVKGLVVRLVALVRVFENCKYQESMAFPFAFSMIQWPMSIAGFACTEPSEHSVIESFFRLCYRTGSYSANLTLERIKKVWELRNAGKAVDYVDDGGNVDRITY; from the coding sequence ATGCCACCACGAAGGTTTAAGAGGGACTACAGTCGGGGCGGATGTCGAGAATGCAAACGCcgaaaaatcaaatgcaaCGAAGCCAAACCAGATTGTTCTGAATGCACACGATTGGGAAAGGAGTGTTCGTACCCTGCATTTGGTGAGAAAGTGATTAGAGGTTCAAAAAAGGTCATAGACGTAAAGAAAGATTCACTTCCCGTGCAGGAGCCgcagaagaagaaaacgATCCGGACAGTTCAAATGTATATGGGGCCGGACCaaccaaagaagaaaatgaagtgGGATAAAACATCACTGACAAGCCTAGATAAAAATATTTCTGTTAATGATCACATTGTGGAGGAAGtgcaaaacaacaatcttcCACAAAGCAACCTGCATGAAGTAATTGAGTCATTAAGTTACCAGGAAAGCTCCAAAGTGATACCCGATTTGCAAGAATTCGTTTCTCCTTCTACCTTGTTATCAAATGACGTTTACAACAACGACGATTTAAATTTGTTAGCTGCagatttgaacaatattGTCAATGATATCATGTTCAGCTCAAACATTGTACAGCCTATTGATTACCAATTAGACTTTTTCAATCCTGTAATAGAAACTGCTTCGCATTTGGAAGACATACCTAAAAGTATTCCTTATGATTACatcaagttgaaaacaGACGACGAAAGGCGTTACATGACACAATTTTATGAAGACTTCGCGCTGCAAATTCTACCTTTTGGCGCCGATGACAAGGAGAGTTGGATGTTGTACAGAAATCCGTTTCGTGATGTGATAATGAAATACGCGGCGAGGGAAACATTTCTTCTTGCAGCGATATTATCTCAAGGTGCGCGATTAGCATCCGAATTGCAAGATGACGAAAAGAGCCGTCAGCGGGATATGGAAAATTGTGGGAACTATTTATCAACATGTCTAAAGTTACTTGGCCCCGCATTGACTagaaatcaagaaaagCAAGTGAAGGACGATTTGACATCGAACATTGAAAGTATATTACTCAcagttttgttgttggcgTCATCGAATGCCAGCAATGAGAAGCAGAGCTGGCGCCCGCATTTAAAGGGTGCCAAGGATATCATAATAAAAGCGACAAGCAGCAAAATACGACTGTCTCCAACTTTAATAGTGTGCAAGATGTGGTttgctgattttgaaattttggcTGGAGTGAGCTCCGAGTTGGGTGGCACTCTTCGAACTAGGGAAGAAATGGATGTGGTGCTTAATTTCGATGACCCATACGAACAGTCAGTGTTGAGAGAGTTTAGTCTTATCCAGGATAGTGGATTTTGTATTGTGATGGGTTATCACATTGATTGtcttgaatttttcaaagaaatttcTGATTTTTTAAGACTTAAACGAATCAACCCAGATGAATCGCCTGATCCACTTGAATGCGCAAAATTAATCGGCGGATTTCACCGTCAACATAAGATAAAGTTTGCTCATACAGAAGCAACGCCAAATGGACAACATGCAGATGGCCCATTGTGTGATACAGTACATAAAGCAGATGGCAAGTTAGAAATGATATCCTGGCTGGACTTGTCGCAACAAGCGTACTCTCTCGCTGGTTTGATCACTGTATTCACGAAGATGCTCGGAATTCCAGTCGATTCACCACATGTGAAAGGTTTAGTCGTTAGATTGGTTGCCTTGGTCAGGgtgtttgaaaattgcaaatacCAAGAAAGCATGGCATTTCCTTTCGCTTTCCTGATGATACAATGGCCAATGTCTATTGCTGGGTTTGCCTGTACTGAACCCTCGGAGCATTCAGTGATTGAGAGCTTCTTTAGGTTATGCTATAGGACCGGTTCATATAGTGCAAATTTGACTTTGGAGAGGATAAAAAAGGTGTGGGAGCTTCGAAATGCCGGAAAAGCTGTGGattatgttgatgatgggGGCAACGTAGATAGAAT